A part of Aegilops tauschii subsp. strangulata cultivar AL8/78 chromosome 2, Aet v6.0, whole genome shotgun sequence genomic DNA contains:
- the LOC109762097 gene encoding uncharacterized protein has product MRWCYVGKATKIFFAVVAALAVVGLIVAVGAVIHRAKSHRNSGAACATAAGGCQPVPPGTVSQQPSMPSTAVTAPPPPPNPTFPAPGTALPPPQSLVPPLQPPPAPIASPSPATFASPPPPDVLVPPPPAIAPPAPEFASQPPPAALVPPPPAIAPPAPEFASQPPPAALVPPPASASQPPPVALVPPPPAPDAPSPTAS; this is encoded by the coding sequence ATGCGGTGGTGCTACGTGGGGAAGGCGACCAAGATCTTCTTCGCCGTCGTGGCCGCGCTCGCTGTCGTCGGTCTCATCGTTGCCGTCGGCGCCGTCATCCACCGCGCCAAGTCCCATCGCAACTCGGGCGCCGCCTGCGCCACCGCCGCCGGCGGGTGTCAGCCAGTCCCGCCCGGGACCGTCAGCCAACAGCCATCCATGCCTTCCACCGCGGTcaccgctccgccgccgccgccaaatCCCACCTTTCCTGCCCCGGGAACCGCCTTACCGCCGCCGCAGTCGCTGGTGCCCCCTCTGCAGCCCCCACCAGCACCAATTGCGTCGCCCTCGCCGGCCACATTTGCGTCCCCGCCGCCTCCGGACGTGCTGGTGCCGCCGCCACCAGCAATCGCACCACCGGCGCCGGAATTTGCGTCACAGCCGCCTCCGGCTGCGCTGGTGCCGCCGCCACCAGCGATTGCGCCACCGGCGCCGGAATTTGCGTCACAGCCGCCTCCGGCTGCGTTGGTGCCGCCGCCGGCATCCGCGTCACAGCCCCCTCCGGTCGCGCTGGTGCCGCCACCGCCGGCCCCGGATGCGCCGAGTCCGACGGCGTCCTGA
- the LOC109762099 gene encoding photosynthetic NDH subunit of lumenal location 3, chloroplastic-like, with protein sequence MASTYLSSFQATARSGGASPRPRPRVVTCHASEPSGRRSACLSLGLGLATAAQLHTAPARATADADEDPEPANNGWWLTEFPLPVPKIRNKEINNGETGTRSFVKNGIYMADIGPSFAAHAYRVRSSAFDLLALEDLLGKEASNYVNKYLRLKATFIYYDFDKLITATDPDAKPPLLDLANRLFHSFEKLQAAVTTKDDADIGSCYADSKLILQEVMTRMA encoded by the exons ATGGCAAGCACCTACCTCTCAAGCTTCCAGGCCACCGCCCGTAGCGGCGGCGCGTCACCGAGGCCGAGGCCAAGAGTGGTGACATGCCACGCCTCCGAGCCGTCGGGCCGGCGATCAGCTTGCCTCAGTCTAGGTCTCGGCCTTGCCACCGCCGCTCAGCTCCACACAgcgcccgcccgcgccaccgcTGACGCCGACGAGGACCCGGAGCCGGCCAACAACGGCTGGTGGCTCACCGAGTTCCCCCTGCCAGTGCCCAAGATCCGCAACA AGGAGATCAACAATGGCGAGACAGGGACGCGATCCTTTGTGAAGAACGGCATCTACATGGCGGACATCGGGCCAAGCTTCGCGGCGCACGCCTACCGGGTGCGCAGCTCCGCCTTCGACCTGCTGGCGCTGGAGGACCTGCTCGGCAAGGAGGCCTCCAACTATGTCAACAAGTACCTCCGCCTCAAGGCCACCTTCATATACTACGACTTCGACAAGCTCATCACCGCGACAGATCCCGACGCCAAGCCGCCGCTTCTCGACCTAGCCAACCGCCTCTTCCACAGCTTCGAGAAGTTGCAGGCGGCCGTCACCACCAAGGATGACGCTGACATAGGATCCTGCTATGCTGACTCAAAGCTCATACTGCAGGAAGTCATGACAAGAATGGCCTAG
- the LOC109762098 gene encoding kinesin-like protein KIN-14N, translated as MATRDRAARSATARLKENDTQSQSQYGKRQRTAAGPAPRPPLSTAPQNAAAPPPAEAPIEFAGREDVDALLNEKIKGKNKMDYKGKSEQMIEYIKKLRACIKWLLEREDANLAEIGKLNGLIDAADKHHAEIVSQLECKIQESVAMKEELQKQYASLGESLKKVEAEQMECLRSYGDEKEARIAAESSRNELSEELNRVKLEQKRLNDQIKMLQDTNKRLQEYNTSLQQYNCNLQADATKNAETIDKLQKEKNTMVETMNGLKDHSNSVKLQLEMAKSSQSEALKQKNNLLSEVEALRGELHQVRDDRDHKSAEINSLLSDLGVYKELTGKSSSELENVMIRCDALEETCSNQTEKIKTLQIQLASANEKLKRSNLTTMETMSEYESQKRMLEDLQLRLTEAEQKIVDGEKLRKKLHNTILELKGNIRVFCRVRPLLSNESGAVSYPNNGENIGRGVELMHNTQSYSFAFDKVFDHSASQEDVFTEISQLVQSALDGYKVCIFAYGQTGSGKTHTMMGNPEFNDQKGLIPRSLEQIFQTSQCLMSQGWKYKMQASMLEIYNETIRDLLATSRTSIQDGAASKYNIKHDANGNTQVSDLTIVDVRSINEVSSLLKRAAQSRSVGKTQMNEESSRSHCVFTLRIFGVNEGTDQQVQGVLNLIDLAGSERLNKSGATGDRLKETQAINKSLSCLSDVIFSIAKKEEHIPFRNSKLTYLLQPCLGGDSKTLMFVNLSPEVSSTSESICSLRFAARVNSCEIGVPRRQTQMRSLSQG; from the exons ATGGCCACGCGCGACCGCGCCGCCCGCTCGGCGACGGCCCGCCTCAAGGAGAACGACACCCAGTCCCAGTCGCAGTATGGCAAGCGCCAGCGCACGGCCGCGGGCCCGGCGCCGCGCCCGCCGCTCTCAACGGCCCCCCAGAACGCCGCCGCGCCTCCCCCCGCGGAGGCCCCCATCGAGTTCGCCGGGAGGGAGGACGTCGACGCCCTCCTCAACGAGAAGATTAAGGGCAAGAACAAGATGGATTACAAG GGAAAGAGTGAGCAGATGATTGAGTACATCAAGAAGCTGCGTGCTTGTATCAAATGGTTGCTCGAGAGGGAGGACGCAAACCTCGCTGAAATCGGAAAACTCAATGGGCTAATCGATGCTGCAGACAAACATCATGCTGAAATTG TGTCTCAGTTGGAGTGCAAAATCCAAGAATCCGTGGCAATGAAAGAGGAGCTTCAGAAACAATATGCCTCTTTAGGAGAGAGCCTAAAGAAAGTGGAAGCTGAACAAATG GAGTGCCTTCGATCttatggagacgaaaaggaggcTAGGATTGCTGCAGAATCTTCAAGGAACGAGCTTTCAGAAGAACTCAACAGAGTTAAGTTGGAGCAGAAGCGTCTTAATGATCAG ATCAAGATGCTTCAAGATACAAATAAGAGGCTTCAGGAATACAACACTAGCTTGCAGCAATATAATTGCAACCTCCAAGCTGACGCAACAAAGAATGCTGAAACAATAGACAAGCTGCAAAAAGAGAAGAATACTATGGTTGAAACAATGAATGGTTTGAAAGATCATTCTAACTCAGTAAAGTTGCAGCTTGAAATGGCAAAG TCTTCACAGAGTGAAGCGTTGAAACAAAAAAATAACTTATTGAGTGAGGTTGAAGCTCTCAGAGGTGAATTACACCAAGTAAGGGATGACCGTGATCATAAATCAGCTGAAATAAATTCGTTGTTGAGTGACTTGGGTGTGTACAAGGAACTGACAGGAAAGTCTTCGTCAGAATTAGAGAATGTCATGATACGATGTGATGCACTTGAG GAAACTTGTTCAAACCAAACCGAGAAAATTAAAACACTGCAAATTCAACTTGCATCGGCTAATGAAAAGTTGAAG AGATCCAATTTGACAACTATGGAGACAATGAGTGAGTATGAAAGCCAAAAGAGAATGCTGGAGGACCTACAATTACGTCTTACAGAAGCTGAGCAAAAAATTGTGGATGGGGAGAAGTTGCGGAAAAAACTACATAACACAATACTC GAGCTTAAAGGAAATATTCGTGTTTTCTGCCGAGTCCGACCTTTATTGTCAAATGAATCTGGAGCTGTTTCTTATCCAAATAATGGAGAAAATATAGGTCGTGGTGTCGAGTTGATGCATAACA CACAATCGTATTCATTTGCGTTTGACAAAGTGTTTGATCATTCGGCATCCCAGGAAGATGTGTTTACTGAAATTTCTCAGTTGGTTCAAAGTGCACTTGATGGCTATAAG GTATGCATATTTGCTTATGGGCAAACTGGTTCCGGCAAGACACACACTATGATGGGAAATCCTGAGTTCAATGATCAGAAAGGGTTAATACCTAGATCGCTTGAACAAATTTTTCAAACTAGTCAATGTCTTATGTCACAAGGTTGGAAATATAAGATGCAG GCTTCAATGTTAGAAATATACAATGAGACCATACGTGACTTGTTAGCGACAAGTCGCACATCTATCCAAGATGGTGCTGCTTCAAAATATAATATCAAACATGATGCGAATGGTAATACCCAGGTGTCTGACCTCACAATCGTTGATGTACGGAGTATCAATGAAGTTTCTTCTCTGCTCAAACGGGCTGCACAAAGCAG ATCAGTAGGAAAAACACAAATGAATGAAGAGTCATCTAGAAGTCACTGTGTTTTCACACTTAGGATTTTTGGTGTAAATGAG GGAACAGATCAACAAGTGCAAGGTGTTCTCAATTTAATTGATCTTGCAGGCAGTGAACGGCTTAACAAAAGTGGTGCCACTGGGGATAGACTCAAGGAAACCCAG GCTATTAACAAGAGCTTGTCATGCTTGAGTGATGTTATCTTCTCCATTGCTAAGAAAGAGGAACACATTCCATTCAGGAACTCCAAACTGACGTATCTACTCCAG CCATGCTTGGGTGGAGACTCAAAGACGCTAATGTTTGTGAACCTGTCCCCGGAAGTGTCTTCTACAAGCGAGTCTATTTGCTCGCTTCGTTTTGCTGCTCGGGTGAACTCTTGTGAGATCGGCGTCCCTCGTCGTCAGACTCAAATGCGCAGCTTGTCACAAGGATGA